The Nitrospira sp. KM1 genome includes a window with the following:
- a CDS encoding glycosyltransferase family 2 protein, which produces MKISVVIPAFNEISTIDEIIARVQEVPIDKEIIIVDDASSDGTAGRLHEISVQQSNVRVLYHQENKGKGAALRTGFEAVRGDVIIVQDADLEYDPAEYPVLLQPILDGHADVVYGSRFLGGPHRVLFFWHYMGNKLLTLLSNVLSNLNLSDMEVGYKVFRREVLRDLFLKSDRFGFEPEFTMKIAKRGYRLYEVPISYHGRTYREGKKIGWKDGIAALYTIVRFRFFD; this is translated from the coding sequence ATGAAGATATCGGTCGTCATTCCGGCATTCAACGAGATCTCCACCATTGATGAAATCATTGCACGCGTCCAAGAAGTCCCTATCGATAAAGAGATCATCATTGTTGACGACGCCTCAAGCGACGGTACGGCAGGCAGGCTGCACGAGATCAGCGTGCAACAATCAAACGTACGGGTGTTGTACCACCAGGAGAACAAAGGCAAAGGCGCCGCGCTCAGGACCGGTTTTGAGGCGGTCCGAGGCGATGTGATCATCGTCCAAGATGCCGATCTTGAGTATGATCCTGCAGAATATCCAGTTCTTTTGCAGCCCATTCTCGATGGTCACGCCGATGTCGTGTATGGATCACGTTTTCTTGGTGGACCGCACCGGGTCTTATTTTTCTGGCATTACATGGGAAACAAGCTCCTGACACTGCTCTCCAATGTTTTGAGTAATCTCAACCTGTCCGACATGGAAGTCGGCTACAAAGTATTCAGACGGGAGGTCTTACGTGATCTCTTCCTCAAGTCGGACCGATTCGGTTTTGAGCCGGAATTCACAATGAAGATTGCCAAACGGGGATATAGGCTGTACGAAGTGCCCATTAGTTACCATGGACGCACGTACCGGGAAGGAAAAAAAATCGGCTGGAAGGACGGAATAGCAGCTCTCTACACGATTGTCCGATTCCGGTTTTTTGATTAG
- a CDS encoding SGNH/GDSL hydrolase family protein, with the protein MTDKKAAKQKVFSEWRLTLGVYACVILTIIFVVSLYRIKGHSDVVTFLGSRPGAISVGAALLFVAAAVAVLRICLHASRQGITKWRYVIVMHVAVILISIFIAEIFLRSVVHENKIGERLGSMLLYPRQWDRTVRAYQRLVQRAKSHPTYYVFDETLGFTVGKSRTSERGPYLSSVEGLRSGRAGESFERPSPGCRIALLGDSFTFGEVVPYEDTWGYRMQQRLGSQCQILNFGVGGYGVDQMYLRYLQDVRAWRPDLVILGFIDHDVIRTMAIYIFLMFPEGGMPFSKPRFVLKDHGLEVLNTPLPRIPEILARQSIHELPFIDYDVNYKETEWDRPIDRYVDASYVLRLFLSMYPLHERERPEISRIQTERINRIIFEKFTNDVKADHAVPILVYLPTETDFPRPRWEPIALKIVREAGLPYHDLRACVGSAGVSKLFNPAEVGGHYSPYGNQVVSDCLFREVPELRARLIPPVHQSLGAMQ; encoded by the coding sequence GTGACTGACAAGAAGGCGGCTAAGCAGAAAGTATTTTCTGAGTGGAGGTTGACTCTCGGGGTCTATGCCTGTGTCATCCTGACCATCATCTTCGTGGTCAGCCTCTATAGGATCAAAGGGCACTCTGATGTCGTGACTTTCCTGGGCAGTAGGCCGGGAGCGATCAGTGTGGGGGCGGCTCTGCTATTCGTTGCAGCAGCCGTTGCCGTATTACGGATCTGTCTACATGCGTCCCGGCAGGGTATCACCAAGTGGCGTTACGTCATCGTGATGCATGTTGCGGTGATACTCATCAGCATTTTTATCGCCGAAATCTTTCTTCGGTCCGTGGTTCACGAGAATAAAATCGGGGAGCGTCTTGGCTCCATGTTGCTCTATCCAAGGCAGTGGGATCGCACGGTTAGGGCATATCAGCGGCTCGTACAACGAGCCAAGTCTCATCCCACATATTACGTGTTCGATGAGACCTTGGGGTTTACCGTAGGAAAGAGTCGGACGAGCGAAAGAGGACCCTATTTGAGCAGTGTTGAGGGTCTTCGAAGCGGGCGCGCCGGCGAATCGTTTGAACGGCCGTCGCCCGGTTGCCGAATCGCCCTGTTAGGAGATTCTTTCACGTTTGGAGAAGTTGTTCCCTACGAAGACACGTGGGGATACAGGATGCAACAGCGCCTCGGATCGCAATGCCAAATCCTGAATTTTGGCGTCGGAGGATACGGAGTTGATCAAATGTACTTGCGATATTTGCAAGACGTTCGTGCCTGGCGACCGGATCTGGTGATCCTCGGATTCATCGACCATGACGTGATTCGAACGATGGCAATTTATATTTTTCTCATGTTTCCAGAAGGCGGGATGCCTTTTTCAAAACCACGGTTTGTGTTGAAAGACCACGGTCTCGAAGTTCTGAATACCCCGCTTCCCCGTATCCCTGAAATACTGGCCCGCCAGTCCATTCATGAGCTTCCGTTCATCGACTACGACGTGAATTATAAAGAGACGGAATGGGATCGTCCGATAGACAGGTATGTTGATGCTTCCTACGTCTTGAGATTGTTCCTGTCTATGTATCCGCTTCACGAACGGGAACGGCCGGAGATCTCACGGATACAAACCGAACGTATCAACCGAATCATCTTCGAAAAATTCACGAACGATGTGAAGGCAGACCATGCCGTGCCGATTCTGGTCTATCTGCCAACGGAAACGGACTTTCCGCGTCCCCGGTGGGAACCCATCGCGCTCAAGATTGTGAGGGAGGCAGGTCTTCCCTATCACGATCTTCGCGCATGTGTCGGCTCAGCCGGAGTGTCGAAGTTGTTCAATCCGGCGGAAGTCGGAGGACATTATTCTCCCTATGGCAATCAAGTGGTGAGCGATTGTCTCTTCCGGGAAGTACCGGAACTCAGAGCCAGACTGATCCCGCCGGTCCATCAATCCTTGGGCGCGATGCAATGA